Within Sorghum bicolor cultivar BTx623 chromosome 2, Sorghum_bicolor_NCBIv3, whole genome shotgun sequence, the genomic segment CAATCAATAGGCTAGTTTCGTGGCAGCAGGTTAGGCAAAAGCAAGTAGGATCCaacgactaaggccttgtttagttcatcctaaaaaacaaaaagttttcaagattccctgtcacatcgaatcttgcggcgcatgcatgaagcattaaatatagacgaaagcaaaaactaattacacagtttagctggaaatcgcgagacaaattttttgatcctagttagtccataattgaataatatttgtcacaaacaaacgaaagtgctacagtatcgaaatccgaaatcttttcggaactaaacaaggcctaaagttgAGTGTACTAAATAGAAGGACttaaattaattataaaattaaCTAGAGAAGCCGTGGCTAATTAGTAAGATGAATATATTAAACTTAATTAATCTATTATTAGTATATGTTTAAATATAGCATCATGTTATCAAATTACGAACTAACTAATCCTCAAAATAAAAACAGTCCATCCCAtccatttttttgtttttttacacCTATTTCACGTGCTCCTCTCCTCAAAGGCTGACATCGCAAGCCGTCCTAGGCAAACTTAATTTGGCTCCGGCGCCCGCGTGCCTCCTGCATGGCCTCTGGCGGTGCTCCTCGAGCGGGATCTGGAGAGACGCCGTCGAATCGGACACCTCCGTCGTCAAATTGGTTTCGACCGCCGTTGAATCTTCCTTCCCCGCCATTGCCAAACCATAGAAGATGAAGGTAAGCTCACCATACCAAAGAAAAGGTGACTACACTAGAACTAGTCTAGCAACCAAACAAGATCTAGCCAGGCCAGACTTGCTTAGACACAACAACCAAACAAGTGCTGGTTGCATAACTAATGCTGACTACAGCTAGCCTAGGCTATTTTTGCTAGTCAGGCTTGGTGGGGAaataaaccaaacacacccgtATGAAGCTAGCTAGGTAGCCTTATGGTCCATGGTAGGCAAACCCAAGAAGACGCAGCAGCCCGGGCGAGACAACGATGATCTCCTAGTACATAGCTTCCGGTCCAAATAAATCATGCTTAGCTAATGGGCTGTCTACTGGGCGCTAAGGGATTATCAAGAGCGGAGCTCGGACAAGGGCGAGCCCTGGATCCGCCTATGTTCAATTGTCCGTGGGCCATCTTAAAATTTGGTCGAAGGTTAAACTATAACAgataaattctctagaattataAAAATTATACATGGATCACTTTATAATTTAGTTTTACATTTAAGATAGACCATCTTACTCTATATTCTAGCTACATCACTAACACACATGAAAAAACTTGTCAAATACAGAGGATTTCGAGCTTTGAGTGATTGAACCATAAGGTCACCTGTTAAAGAACCTTGTCAAATCAGAAACatttttttgacaaaaaaaacacatctcaaatcaaatcagaaaaagaaaaaaatggagAAAAAATAATTTCCCAAACAAATCAGACAAATCCCTGATTAGCGTCCATCCCGTCACGGCCCTTTCACCGTTTGTTCACACTCAAACTCCCTCGATTTTAATAATAACAGCGAAAAGAAAACCATCCGCCGGAGGCCGGAGGGCAGATTCtccaccaccgcctccacccCGCCCTCACGACGCGAATCTGCGGCGAATCCCCCTCTCGGATTCCTCCTCGGctccccgccccgccccgccccgatCGCGCCGTCCAGAGGCCGCCAGGCTCCGGCGCCCCCGCCCGCCCGGGCTCGCCGGGGGTCGGGATGCCCTGCTGCCCGCCGTCGCTGCTCGGAGTCGGGCCGCGGCTGCGCTCCTTCCTCCGCGACTACGACGCGCTCCAGTCCCTCGCCCTCGCGCTCATCTACCTCCAGGTGCGCATTCCCCTGCCCTGCCGCCTCCGACGGCCGGATCGGCCTGGCCCCACTCGGCGGCGGCTTGCCGGCCCCCGCGAGATCGGCTTACTTCAGCTCTTTGTTGCTCCTGCTGTTAGGTAGTGCCTGGTGACGGTATCGGGTTTGAGCGTGCTCTAGTGTTTCGTACCATAGTGGGCGTCATTTTGGCTGCCCAATTTTGTCTGTAATTCTAGTTGTTGAATGAACGTGATGGGGAATTGTAGTTTGGTTCAATGCAATTCAGATAGGGTTccacttttctctctcttttattTAGGCGTGAGATCCCTTGATGCTTGGGTTTTGACCTAGTAGGTTTCTGGACGAAGCTTCAAGGTTCAGTTACGTTTAGAGATAACTGCGCCTTGCAGCTTAATATTGCGGTTTTTGTTCTCTGGATTTGGTCAGTTTCTGTTGTCTTtgtttgcttgagcttatctgctgAATCCAAaagccattcagcagtgtttttatcTCTCAACAAATCAGCGATAGAAAGAATCGTACAAGTCAGCTTTTGCTAGATGCAACTAAGTGAATCCCTTAGACATGATTATGTTGGTGAAATAGTGAAGGGAAACTGGTCGGTATACAATATGATGATACTTGGCTATGGTTAGCGTTTTACATTCTTAGCTCTGAAGGTACTTGGAGTACTTGCTTTTTGTTTGGTTGTCTTGATCATTATGTGACTTGAATTCTGATAATGTTGAAATGGGCCCTCATTCAGCAGAAATTGAATTTAATGAAGTTGTGGTATTCATGCTCATAATTACTTCATCAATTCTTGTTTTAGATTGTTTGTGCACTGATCGGATCACTTGGGGCATTGTTCAATGGGGTTCTTGTGATCAACCTGGTGATTGGTCTATTTGCTGTTGTTGCAATTGAGAGCAGTAGCCAGAGACTTGGCCGGACATATGctgtccttctcttctttgctgtcGTCATTGACGTTGCTTGGTTTATACTCTTCTCACATGCTATCTGGTATGTCTTTGGCAGCCACCATCTTTCAATTTAGTTACCCCAATTTTTTCATTTGGTACAATGTGAATCTGGCACCTACAAAGGAATGTGATATCCTCTTATCCTCTATAATCGTATGTTTAATTgactgatttttttttgagtgGATTTCTTTATTCATCTTTCACCATGGCATAACTAATTGTTTTCAACACTGTATAATAATTGATTTGGCAATGACTTGTCATGCAATGACTACATATATGGGTTTGAACTTCTTCCATTATCTCACTAGAGTCTTTACTATGATTATTGAAGCTTATAACTTTGGAGCACAAGTTCTTTGGTAGTCCATCAAGTGAAGTTTTAGTATGTGTGTAATCATATATTCTAAACCATTGCTTTCATATATTTAGGAACATTTAAATTTTACTTGCAAAATGATATGTATAGATTTGTCTCGAAGTTTATTTTCGTAACATTCTGATTGTATAAAGTTATTACAGTAGAGGTTCATGGCGGTATGAGTTTGACAACATGTATCAATATCAAAAGCATTACTTGTGACCGATTGACTGGGAAGTGCATGTGTTCTATTGGACGAGTGTAGAGAAATCTGTTTGTGTAATTCTTTTTAGGCACGACAACATTCTTCTAGTGTCATAATATGTTTCCTAACTTTGTCTTCTAATCATACAGGACGATTACTCCTGATGAGAAGTATGGTCGACTTTTTGTTTTCTCACTCAGACTAGCATTGTGGATGCAAATCATTGGGTTTTCAGTAAGGTTTTTGTCTTCATTCTTATGGATTCAGATGTATAGATTAGGGGCTTCTTCCAGCACGCCAACATATTTTGAAACCAACCATGAAGCAAGAAATAGTTTCTTAAGCCCTAGATCTGATTCTGTTAGACGGAGTTCCATGGCAGATGATATATTGGGAGGTTCAATCTATGATCCTTCTTACTACTCGTCACTGTTCGAGGATGTTCGAAACAATTCATGCAATCATCAGGTATTACCTTCTAGTTTCTGCACACTGTTCTTTTTCATTCAATGCTTAACTTATTAGGGGAAACAGAATAGGATGACCAAATTAACAAATTCCTCTGTCAAATTTGTGCATCTTTCTATCTCAACAAATTTGTCTTCTCTAGACCACCTACTTTAATATCCGtgacaaataaattaagaatctGAATGTGCTATGGGCTCATTAGAAAAGTGTCACTGTATTACATAGCAAAATCTTTGGTGTACATCTTTTGTTGTGTTTGTTTGTCTGAAGAAGTACCAACGAGATAGTTTCAAAGTATAAAGTATCTATTCGATTCTTCTGGTAATACTGACCTACTTAATTGCACTATTTTTATATAAGTAGCTCTTTTTTCCGTGAAGACGCTTGCACAAAAGTAAGATTAGATAAATACATGTTTGAACTATACTTTTGGACTGCTTCTAAAATGTGGACCATTTCAGCCATCATATGGAATTTGAAGTTTATGTAATACTCAGGTTTGCAAGAATCAACTGTGTATGGATCACTGATTTTGTAAGTACAGTTGATATGTGGTAACATGGAAAACTTTATTAGCTACTCCACCCAAATTGTTTCCCCTTGGGATAGAGGTGGCTTCCATATGGATATGTCCACTGAAAAACTGGTCAGAATTTTTTCCCTGGTACAGAAACAAGAAAAAATGCAAGCTATCTTAGTTGCTTTCTCTGACTGTAAATATGAGTCCGTATAGAAttctcctaagtcaaacttttctttAACTGTGATGGTCAATATGtaaatttttgtatagactAACAATGCAAGATTGAAATTAATAGATTCATtatgaaaaatacttttatatatCTTTCCATTTAAGATAATGTATTTTACAGTTGTTGCTTGTTAAAGTGTCATATTGGAGACCGTCTTAATGTCTTAATGGTCTTATATTTGTGATTGGAGGAAGTATGTAATGGCTAGATTTCTCATTTATATGTGATATAATTATGGTGTGTACTAAACTGTAAACCTTGACTGGATCTAACTTaagaatatcacaaattttcatGCAATAAACTGCAGTCTCTTTGATTATATTAAGTCATTTGTAATTCTCTGTTCTCATTTCCATCAAGATTTTGGTTGTGTTCTAATATAGCATAGTACAAGCACAATGTCGATTTTGAGTGTTTTTCTGTAATGCATTTGCCCAGGTTGAAGATGTTAGTTTCTGACTCCTTCAATTGTAAATATACTGTATGCACTTTTCATGAGGATATTTTTGTAACCCTCTGGTACAAATTGGGCAAATGGCTTGTCTAGGATGCAACACTCTTAGTCATTTATTTATCAATGCTGCAACTCTTGTCAAAGTTGCAACATGTACAAGGCTGTAGTATGTTAATTTACAAAAAGAATCCTCTGTTTGCAGGGTGATAAACAAAGTGGTAGTAATGACAGTGGTTCTACATCTGCAGGCCAGTCTCCACGACTTAAATCTTTTGCTTGTAGATCTCTTCTGGCTAATGATGTAAGTGATAACTGATGATTGGAATTGCAAAACAATCAGTTCATTCTTAGAGGATTTCTGTATATTGGAATCCTGGCCTTCTACGGCCCCCAGCAAATTGTTAAGACCTCTATGTCAATTTTTAAGCTAGATTGAGTGTATGAATGTGCATGCAGGTTAACACAATTAATCTTGTATTCTCAATAAATCAGTATGGTAGGATGAAAACTTAGTAGCAACCTATGATGCTAATATGCTATAGTTCCGTGATGCTCTCTTGAACTGGTTTCATTAGTTTGTGGATGTCCAGTACTAAATGTCACGTACTGCTTAATAATCAGATGGAGAAACTAAATTCTGACTTGATATATTACAAGTGTGGATATAGGTGTCTTATTAGTTTTTGCTTACTCAATTTTGACAATGCCTGTTTCTGCCATCTTAGCATTCATAAGTCTacttggaaaaaaaaaacagtaacACTCTACAGTCAGCCACTGTTCCCTAATACAATGTGAATCATGTGCTCTCCAAGTTTCAAGCCATCTTTTTGCTACCTGTTCATTGGCTGAGGGTTCTGATGAGAATGCCCCTATTCTGTGTTGCCCATTATGACAAAGAGAAAAACATAGTATTTTACCACTAAGGGTGAACCAGTTGTCCGCTGTGCTCCTGAAATTTTGCTCCTTTTGTTTTGCCATGTTTTGTTTATTTGCTTTGTCTGACTTCAGCACTTCTTCGCTCCTTTAGGCTTAGATCCATCAGTTAGGTAGCATAAGAGGATCAATTGTGAACATCGATGATCAATACTTTGGGTGGTTCTTTTGTCACTTGTGGAGATACCGTGGTTCTAAGATCAAAATTTTG encodes:
- the LOC8078442 gene encoding uncharacterized protein LOC8078442 — its product is MPCCPPSLLGVGPRLRSFLRDYDALQSLALALIYLQIVCALIGSLGALFNGVLVINLVIGLFAVVAIESSSQRLGRTYAVLLFFAVVIDVAWFILFSHAIWTITPDEKYGRLFVFSLRLALWMQIIGFSVRFLSSFLWIQMYRLGASSSTPTYFETNHEARNSFLSPRSDSVRRSSMADDILGGSIYDPSYYSSLFEDVRNNSCNHQGDKQSGSNDSGSTSAGQSPRLKSFACRSLLANDVESGLRRPLNS